Proteins encoded in a region of the Isosphaeraceae bacterium EP7 genome:
- a CDS encoding Mpo1-like protein yields MICPPLPPHPFVRDWLERHRAPASFWLHMLGIPATILGGLLLPVFVVLLSPAIFLFALAIFVGGYLIQFLGHAIEGSEPGEVTLFKKKLARSFAKVAPKAVPESTQSLA; encoded by the coding sequence ATGATCTGCCCACCTTTGCCGCCGCACCCCTTCGTCCGCGACTGGCTGGAACGTCACCGCGCCCCGGCCTCGTTCTGGCTGCACATGCTGGGGATCCCCGCGACGATCCTCGGCGGCTTGCTGCTGCCGGTCTTCGTCGTGCTGCTCTCGCCGGCGATTTTCCTGTTCGCGCTGGCCATTTTCGTGGGCGGATATTTGATCCAGTTCCTCGGACATGCCATCGAAGGGAGTGAGCCGGGCGAGGTGACCCTGTTCAAGAAGAAGCTGGCCAGGTCGTTCGCCAAGGTCGCCCCCAAGGCGGTCCCCGAGTCGACGCAAAGCCTGGCCTGA
- the lpxK gene encoding tetraacyldisaccharide 4'-kinase, whose amino-acid sequence MAGSLRLGLAAASVPYRLAIAGRNLAFDRGWKPAARADVPVISVGNLTLGGTGKTPMVEWLARHYRARGIRVAILSRGYGQDEGLNDEGRVLEENLPDVPHLQGPDRAALARVAVEELESQVLILDDGFQHRKLARDLDVVLIDALDPFGGGHLFPRGLLREPVSSLRRAGIVVLSRADQVDAKTRAAIRAEAERRAGPLAWVEVRHAPLDLIDSSGGSSPPADLAGKRVVAFCGIGNPEAFRRTLAGLGADPVSFRAFADHYPYSAAQDVSDLSAWAAEHGAELALTTQKDLVKLRTPRLGATPLRALRIGLEVIDGLDRLESALHSISASR is encoded by the coding sequence TTGGCCGGCTCGCTCCGGCTCGGCCTGGCCGCGGCCTCGGTCCCCTATCGACTCGCCATCGCCGGCCGAAACCTGGCCTTCGACCGCGGCTGGAAGCCCGCCGCACGCGCCGACGTGCCGGTCATCTCCGTGGGGAATCTCACCCTGGGCGGCACCGGCAAGACGCCGATGGTCGAGTGGCTGGCACGCCACTACCGCGCCCGGGGCATCCGCGTGGCCATCCTCAGCCGCGGATACGGGCAGGACGAGGGCCTCAACGATGAAGGCCGGGTGCTCGAGGAGAATCTGCCCGACGTCCCACACCTGCAAGGCCCCGACCGCGCCGCGCTGGCCCGGGTGGCCGTCGAGGAGCTTGAGAGCCAGGTCTTGATCCTGGACGACGGGTTCCAGCACCGCAAGCTGGCCCGCGACCTGGATGTCGTCCTGATCGACGCGCTCGACCCCTTCGGCGGCGGACACCTGTTCCCGAGAGGCTTGCTCCGCGAGCCGGTCAGCTCATTGCGTCGGGCCGGGATCGTGGTCCTCTCCAGGGCCGATCAGGTCGACGCGAAGACCCGCGCGGCGATCCGCGCCGAGGCCGAGCGACGGGCCGGGCCGCTCGCCTGGGTCGAGGTCCGTCACGCCCCGCTCGATCTGATCGACTCGTCGGGCGGCTCCAGTCCGCCGGCCGACCTCGCAGGCAAGCGAGTCGTCGCCTTCTGCGGGATCGGCAACCCCGAGGCGTTCCGCCGGACCCTTGCCGGGCTCGGGGCCGACCCGGTCTCGTTCCGGGCGTTCGCCGATCACTATCCTTATAGTGCTGCGCAGGACGTCTCGGATCTCTCGGCCTGGGCCGCCGAGCACGGGGCCGAGCTGGCCTTGACCACCCAGAAGGATTTGGTCAAGTTGCGTACTCCCCGTCTGGGAGCGACGCCCCTGCGTGCCCTGCGCATCGGCCTGGAGGTCATCGACGGCCTCGATCGGCTCGAGTCGGCCCTGCACTCGATCTCGGCCTCCCGCTGA
- the waaF gene encoding lipopolysaccharide heptosyltransferase II — MNVIVFCPNLIGDTVMATPTLRALRARFPDARIVAVVKPVVAPTLDGCPWIDALIRFKPGSSNPDERTVAVIRSIRALRPDLAVLLPNSFRSALMAWLGGARRRVGYVRGGRGPLLTDGLRPPLDANGKFKITPIVDYYLELARHLGCPRESTRLELFTTPNDEAAADAAWARLGLPKTGPVVGLNTGGAFGPAKSWPVEHFATLARRLRDEGRHVLVLCGPGEREAARAIVAQTGREGVVSLADEPMSIGLSKACVRRLSLLVTTDSGPRHFAAAFGVPVVSLFGPTHIAWTRTQHPSAIHIFHPVPCGPCQKPVCPEGHHRCMRDLSPDAVHAASRKLLR; from the coding sequence GTGAACGTCATCGTCTTCTGCCCTAACCTCATCGGCGACACCGTCATGGCGACGCCGACCCTCCGCGCGCTCCGGGCCAGGTTCCCCGACGCCCGGATCGTCGCCGTGGTCAAGCCCGTGGTCGCGCCAACCCTCGACGGCTGTCCCTGGATCGATGCCTTGATCCGTTTCAAGCCGGGCTCGTCGAATCCTGACGAACGGACCGTCGCGGTGATCCGTTCGATCCGCGCCCTCCGTCCCGACCTCGCCGTGCTGCTGCCCAACTCGTTCCGGTCGGCCCTGATGGCCTGGCTGGGCGGGGCTCGTCGCCGCGTCGGTTACGTCCGAGGAGGCCGCGGCCCGTTGCTGACTGACGGGCTCAGGCCGCCGCTCGACGCCAACGGCAAGTTCAAGATCACGCCCATCGTCGACTACTACCTGGAGCTGGCCCGCCACCTGGGCTGCCCGCGCGAGTCGACGCGGCTGGAACTGTTCACCACGCCCAACGACGAGGCCGCGGCCGACGCCGCATGGGCCCGGCTGGGCCTTCCCAAAACCGGCCCGGTGGTCGGCCTGAATACCGGCGGCGCGTTCGGCCCGGCCAAGTCGTGGCCCGTCGAGCACTTCGCCACGCTGGCCCGCAGGCTCCGCGACGAAGGGCGGCACGTCCTGGTCCTCTGCGGACCGGGCGAGCGCGAGGCCGCCCGCGCGATCGTCGCCCAGACCGGGCGAGAAGGGGTGGTCAGCCTGGCCGATGAGCCCATGAGCATCGGATTGTCCAAGGCGTGCGTCAGGCGCCTGAGCCTGCTGGTGACGACTGACTCGGGCCCCAGGCACTTCGCCGCGGCCTTCGGCGTCCCAGTGGTCTCGCTCTTCGGGCCGACCCACATCGCCTGGACCCGGACGCAACACCCGTCCGCCATCCACATCTTCCACCCCGTCCCCTGCGGGCCATGCCAGAAACCCGTTTGCCCGGAGGGGCATCACCGCTGCATGCGCGACCTCTCCCCGGACGCCGTCCACGCCGCATCCCGCAAGTTGCTCCGCTGA
- a CDS encoding NAD(P)-dependent oxidoreductase, which produces MAAWLVTGGSGFLGRHLLDLLKARCAADIEPIALGRRLPPGWPAGAFIVADLDDPGATNRAIALAQPEVVFHLAGRMVPATPEEMYRGNTLATVHLLDALRALDRPVRLVIAGSAAELGPVPDGDLPVDETWPCKPAGAYGLSKHLASVAGLAAGPPLQVIVARIFNPIGPGMPASLAFGRLARELTANGPIRLKAGGLEVRRDFIDARDVALALLALALHATADRVYHVGTGQSRSIGEGLRHLIARSGREVVVEPDGMEPRGPLDSRADIGRIAAETGWHPSISFERSLDDLWGSLCAGPGCD; this is translated from the coding sequence ATGGCGGCCTGGCTGGTGACGGGCGGTTCCGGATTCCTCGGCCGCCACCTCCTCGACCTCCTGAAGGCCCGGTGCGCCGCCGACATCGAACCGATTGCCCTGGGCCGGCGCCTCCCGCCCGGCTGGCCCGCCGGCGCCTTCATCGTGGCCGACCTCGACGACCCCGGTGCCACAAATCGGGCCATCGCCCTCGCTCAACCCGAGGTGGTCTTCCACCTGGCGGGCCGGATGGTGCCCGCGACGCCCGAGGAGATGTATCGCGGGAACACACTTGCGACCGTGCATCTTCTGGACGCCCTGCGAGCCCTCGACCGACCCGTCCGCCTGGTCATCGCGGGCTCCGCGGCCGAACTTGGTCCCGTGCCCGACGGTGACCTGCCCGTTGACGAGACCTGGCCGTGCAAGCCGGCGGGCGCGTACGGCCTGAGCAAGCACCTGGCGAGCGTCGCCGGCCTGGCCGCGGGCCCCCCGCTCCAGGTCATCGTCGCCCGGATCTTCAACCCGATCGGTCCCGGAATGCCCGCCTCGCTGGCCTTCGGCCGCCTTGCCCGCGAGTTGACGGCCAACGGGCCGATCCGCCTGAAGGCCGGCGGGTTGGAGGTGCGTCGAGACTTCATCGACGCCCGCGACGTGGCGCTCGCCCTGCTCGCCCTGGCCCTGCATGCCACGGCCGACCGGGTCTACCACGTCGGCACGGGCCAATCCCGGTCGATCGGCGAAGGCCTGAGGCATCTGATCGCACGAAGCGGGCGCGAGGTCGTCGTCGAGCCGGACGGCATGGAGCCCCGGGGGCCGCTCGACTCTCGGGCGGACATCGGCCGGATCGCGGCTGAGACCGGCTGGCATCCTTCGATCTCCTTCGAGCGGAGCCTCGACGACCTCTGGGGCTCGCTGTGCGCCGGTCCCGGTTGCGATTGA
- a CDS encoding glycosyltransferase family 39 protein → MSERRNLWAVVALAATLHLAGMARSPLPAQDGLKFIRVAREFQTGPWVDAVRGSDAHPLYPALIALAEPVVRPFTGAGPDAWRIAAQVVSVLAALAALFPLHALARSLFDERTADVATFFASVVPICSELGHDTLADSVTLLGVLWSVCLAERGLRTGSIRCLILSGLAAGLAYLARPEAIIVPLAIAFAAAITIAARAWRGRDEGAPRPAFLMPLAGLAFAFFAVIGSYAAVKGEVSEKLAIRGALGLAPSYLTSKNAAPPLPAGLDDARWDFSPKEESGDDAYVGRPLAAASQIMGHWADEMGYALLALGLLGLVFARSGPGWVLVASTLVLFLAALTRHATVLGYVSGRHLLIPVALALPWTGAGYAWFTRSCAIKLGLNTENTPGRRRVMMVMGVALAVAVAALRPGHANRWGHQAAGHWLAGNAGSASAVLDTRGWAGFVSGREAYDYWHVRQALADPKLDYLVVGADELAADSPRAETLRAMVAHGAEPAASFPSRRGGTSAGVHVYKFRKPASWETLRR, encoded by the coding sequence ATGTCCGAACGCCGGAATCTGTGGGCGGTGGTGGCCCTGGCCGCCACCCTGCACCTGGCCGGCATGGCAAGGTCGCCCCTGCCCGCGCAGGACGGCCTGAAGTTCATCCGGGTCGCCCGAGAATTCCAGACAGGGCCCTGGGTCGACGCCGTCCGCGGCTCCGACGCCCACCCGCTCTACCCCGCCTTGATCGCCCTGGCCGAGCCCGTCGTCAGGCCCTTCACCGGCGCGGGGCCCGACGCCTGGCGCATCGCGGCGCAAGTCGTCTCGGTCCTCGCGGCACTGGCCGCACTCTTCCCGCTGCACGCGCTGGCCCGTTCGCTCTTCGACGAACGGACGGCCGACGTGGCCACCTTCTTCGCATCGGTGGTGCCCATCTGCTCCGAGCTGGGGCACGACACGCTGGCCGACAGCGTCACGCTGCTGGGAGTGCTCTGGTCCGTCTGTCTGGCCGAGCGCGGCCTGCGCACGGGCTCGATCCGCTGCCTGATTCTGAGCGGCCTTGCCGCGGGCCTCGCCTACCTGGCACGCCCCGAGGCCATCATCGTCCCGCTGGCCATTGCCTTCGCCGCGGCGATCACGATCGCCGCCCGGGCCTGGCGAGGCCGGGACGAAGGGGCCCCCCGCCCCGCGTTCCTCATGCCGCTCGCCGGCCTGGCGTTCGCCTTCTTCGCGGTAATCGGCTCGTATGCGGCGGTGAAGGGCGAGGTCTCCGAGAAGCTGGCGATCCGAGGCGCCCTGGGCCTGGCCCCGAGCTACCTGACATCGAAGAATGCCGCTCCGCCACTTCCCGCCGGCCTCGACGACGCCCGCTGGGACTTCTCGCCCAAGGAAGAATCGGGCGACGACGCCTACGTCGGCAGGCCGCTGGCCGCCGCGTCCCAAATCATGGGCCACTGGGCCGACGAGATGGGCTATGCGCTGCTGGCCCTGGGCCTGCTCGGCCTGGTCTTCGCCAGGTCAGGGCCCGGCTGGGTCCTTGTCGCGTCCACGCTCGTCCTGTTCCTCGCCGCCCTGACCCGACACGCCACCGTCCTCGGATATGTCTCGGGAAGGCATCTGCTGATTCCCGTTGCACTCGCGCTCCCCTGGACGGGCGCCGGCTATGCCTGGTTCACGCGGTCCTGCGCCATCAAGCTGGGTCTGAACACCGAGAACACCCCCGGCCGTCGGCGTGTGATGATGGTGATGGGGGTTGCCCTGGCCGTCGCCGTGGCCGCGCTGCGACCCGGGCATGCCAACCGCTGGGGCCACCAGGCCGCGGGGCACTGGTTGGCTGGCAATGCCGGGTCCGCATCGGCGGTGCTCGACACCCGGGGCTGGGCGGGCTTCGTCTCGGGCCGAGAGGCCTACGATTACTGGCACGTCCGGCAGGCGCTCGCCGACCCGAAGCTGGACTACCTGGTGGTGGGGGCCGACGAACTGGCCGCCGACAGCCCCAGGGCCGAGACCCTGCGGGCGATGGTCGCCCACGGTGCCGAGCCCGCCGCGTCGTTCCCTTCGCGGCGGGGTGGCACATCCGCGGGCGTTCACGTCTACAAATTCCGCAAGCCGGCCTCGTGGGAGACCCTCCGTCGATGA
- a CDS encoding lipopolysaccharide kinase InaA family protein, whose protein sequence is MNHGSFFARLFRGSRWAWQSDRHVASLPVDLDATVMGLQARDRLHEKQGRSTARVVFRADSGEALPTYLKRHYSLPWPERLSALLNPAGRHSPATAEFAHLEHARSLGVPVPEVVAAGERIGPWGRLESYLIVAELTGSDELNLIIPRLAAQLDPETFARSKRLIIARMAELTARLHADHCFHKDLYLCHFYLDPATATMEPPALSVIDLHRMGRHRWTAWRWRTKDLAQLLFSTRGVVGINGRDILRFWKHYRAWAEPRRPHWQAEMIRRKAGRYERHNAGPDRVGGSN, encoded by the coding sequence ATGAACCACGGATCGTTCTTCGCGAGGCTGTTCCGCGGCTCCCGCTGGGCCTGGCAATCCGATCGCCACGTGGCCTCGCTGCCGGTGGACCTCGATGCGACGGTGATGGGCCTGCAAGCCCGCGACCGCCTGCACGAGAAGCAGGGCCGGTCCACGGCTCGCGTCGTCTTCAGGGCCGATTCGGGCGAGGCGCTGCCCACCTATCTGAAACGGCACTACTCGCTCCCCTGGCCCGAGCGGCTGAGCGCCCTGCTGAATCCGGCGGGCCGCCACTCGCCCGCCACGGCCGAGTTCGCGCACCTGGAGCACGCCCGATCGCTGGGCGTGCCCGTGCCCGAGGTCGTCGCGGCCGGCGAACGAATCGGCCCCTGGGGACGGCTGGAGAGCTACCTGATCGTCGCCGAGCTGACCGGCTCCGACGAGCTGAACCTGATCATCCCCAGGCTCGCGGCGCAGCTCGATCCCGAAACCTTCGCCCGCTCGAAGCGGCTTATCATCGCCCGCATGGCCGAGCTGACGGCGCGGCTGCACGCGGACCATTGCTTCCATAAAGACCTCTACCTCTGTCACTTCTACCTTGACCCGGCCACGGCCACCATGGAGCCCCCTGCCCTGTCGGTCATCGACCTGCACCGGATGGGCAGGCATCGGTGGACGGCCTGGCGCTGGCGTACCAAGGACCTGGCCCAGCTCCTCTTCTCGACCCGCGGGGTCGTCGGGATCAATGGCCGAGACATCCTGAGATTCTGGAAGCATTACAGGGCGTGGGCCGAGCCCCGGCGGCCGCACTGGCAGGCGGAAATGATCCGACGCAAGGCCGGCCGCTACGAGCGGCACAATGCCGGCCCCGATCGGGTCGGGGGGTCGAATTAG
- a CDS encoding glycosyltransferase family 4 protein, translating into MRLALTYQRVDPSRGGAETYAVDLCHRLIRAGHDLTLYADSWRDNVLPPEVRTVRVPARGPNKLARIWNFGVASEAALIAAHHDCSVGLINTWHQDVIIPQGGVHPGSLEANARRFAPGWRRRAYVAAKKANPKWWVYRAIEQRQYDPARATRIVAVSRMVENHLERHHRVDHSRVTVIPNAIDPDRLLVPDPAAARRAFRAEHGIAEGDLTCLFLAHNFWLKGLKPLMEALALRKRRDPAGRPMTLLVCGGGTIAPFRAMAEKLGLADSVRLVGFVDDIRAAFHAADFFTLPSYYDPCSLVVFEALSCGLPVITTGCNGAGEVLTEGREGFVINTPEAVAHLADALDGMVDDHRRAAMSEAALRLGREQSIGRHVSRLIEVFESVAADRRAGRRACCTPHSAARLGSGVIRDH; encoded by the coding sequence ATGCGACTTGCCTTGACCTATCAGAGAGTCGATCCGAGCCGGGGCGGGGCCGAGACCTACGCGGTCGACCTCTGCCACCGCCTGATCCGGGCGGGCCACGACCTGACGCTGTACGCCGACAGCTGGCGCGACAACGTGCTCCCCCCCGAGGTGCGCACCGTCCGCGTTCCCGCCAGGGGGCCCAACAAGCTGGCGCGGATCTGGAACTTCGGCGTCGCCAGCGAGGCCGCGCTGATCGCCGCCCACCACGACTGCTCCGTCGGGCTGATCAACACCTGGCACCAGGACGTGATCATTCCCCAGGGTGGCGTGCATCCCGGCAGCCTCGAGGCCAACGCCCGGCGGTTCGCCCCCGGCTGGAGACGGCGGGCCTACGTCGCGGCCAAGAAGGCCAACCCCAAGTGGTGGGTGTATCGGGCCATCGAGCAACGTCAATATGATCCCGCGCGTGCCACGCGCATCGTGGCCGTGAGCCGGATGGTCGAGAACCACCTGGAGCGCCACCACCGCGTCGACCACTCCCGCGTGACGGTCATCCCCAACGCGATCGATCCCGACCGCCTGCTGGTCCCCGATCCCGCCGCCGCACGCCGCGCATTCAGGGCCGAGCACGGCATCGCCGAGGGCGACCTGACCTGCCTGTTCCTGGCCCACAACTTCTGGCTGAAGGGCCTGAAGCCGCTGATGGAAGCCCTGGCCTTGCGCAAGCGGCGCGACCCCGCCGGCCGGCCGATGACGCTCCTCGTCTGCGGTGGCGGCACCATCGCGCCGTTCCGCGCCATGGCCGAGAAGCTCGGCCTGGCCGACTCGGTGAGGCTGGTCGGGTTCGTCGACGACATCCGCGCCGCCTTCCACGCGGCCGACTTCTTCACGCTCCCGAGCTACTACGACCCCTGCTCGCTCGTCGTCTTCGAGGCCCTGTCCTGCGGCCTGCCGGTCATCACGACAGGCTGCAACGGGGCCGGCGAGGTGCTGACCGAGGGGCGCGAAGGATTCGTCATCAACACGCCCGAGGCCGTCGCCCACCTGGCCGATGCCCTCGACGGCATGGTCGACGACCATCGCCGCGCGGCCATGTCCGAGGCGGCCCTGAGACTGGGTCGCGAACAATCGATCGGCCGGCATGTGTCCAGGCTCATCGAGGTCTTCGAATCCGTCGCCGCCGACCGCCGGGCCGGGCGGAGGGCGTGCTGCACCCCGCACTCGGCGGCCAGACTCGGGTCGGGCGTCATACGCGACCATTGA